From a region of the Rhinatrema bivittatum chromosome 15, aRhiBiv1.1, whole genome shotgun sequence genome:
- the LOC115076416 gene encoding natriuretic peptides A-like translates to MNSKIYICCGFLMLIIHFHSSGANPMYDLSPSQELDNLKTVLERLQEKFALIEALDSNAELQELGVQGSIQSEPSDDSDNLQSESRMVPNNPMSFKDSLLKSLRGLQNPKMMRESSCFGRRIDRIGSLSGLGCNGARKN, encoded by the exons ATGAACTCCAAAATATATATTTGCTGCGGGTTTCTGATGCTCATTATCCATTTTCATTCCAGTGGCGCCAACCCCATGTACGACCTGAGCCCATCCCAAGAACTGGACAACTTAAAG ACTGTACTGGAACGACTGCAGGAAAAGTTTGCTCTGATTGAAGCCCTGGATTCCAACGCGGAGCTGCAGGAGTTGGGAGTACAGGGTAGTATTCAATCTGAACCTTCAGACGACAGCGACAATCTGCAGTCCGAGTCCAGGATGGTCCCCAACAACCCCATGTCTTTCAAGGACTCCCTTCTCAAAAGCCTCCGTGGTCTTCAGAACCCCAAAATGATGCGAGAATCCAGCTGCTTTGGAAGACGAATTGATAGGATCGGATCCCTCAGTGGGTTAGGCTGCAATG GTGCACGGAAGAATTAA